The following proteins come from a genomic window of Lolium rigidum isolate FL_2022 chromosome 5, APGP_CSIRO_Lrig_0.1, whole genome shotgun sequence:
- the LOC124653998 gene encoding F-box/LRR-repeat protein 14-like, producing the protein MEDLPEDLAAEIFNKITSTSDLNSLSLVSKQLYKTEGNQRAAIRVGSGLCTATEALTALCARFPNLRKVEIDYSGCVLRRVHQLDNKALSVFSSHCSSLIDLTLSFCSNINDYGLGCLAHCKTLVSLRLISAPQLTSIGLFSVAVGCTSLSALHLIDCEKIDSVEWLEYLGRDGSLEELVVRNCKGISHHDLLKFGSGWMKLQKFEFEGSRGLYGICQGDVVYDSSYDAHSRDIYDWCCESLKYLRLAHIKTFPEVGLRVVLGKCKALEKLCLEYAHALNDNDMIALSTSCSNLKSISVWLDIQYYSSDVSYCETRTSFTDNSLYALAVNCHMLQIVEFKFDGCSCDWPSEIGFTQKGFLALFRSCPIRVLVLDTANFLDEEGMKVISSSPHLETLELTLCPAVTDAGMRFIAHTPYLRNLTLRLCHEVTDVGVAELGREHKLESLVIDYCGQVSLQGVQGVAKSVLYSKDFAQRRKIGLRSGC; encoded by the coding sequence atggaggacctACCAGAGGATCTGGCGGCAGAGATTTTCAACAAGATCACCAGTACAAGTGATCTGAATTCTCTTTCCCTTGTGTCAAAGCAGCTCTACAAGACAGAGGGGAATCAAAGGGCTGCTATCCGTGTTGGTTCCGGTCTTTGCACTGCTACAGAAGCACTGACAGCATTGTGCGCTCGGTTCCCAAATCTGCGGAAAGTGGAAATCGATTACTCTGGTTGTGTACTTAGACGTGTACATCAGTTGGACAACAAAGCCCTCTCTGTGTTTTCATCTCACTGTTCCTCGCTGATTGACCTCACCTTAAGCTTCTGCTCAAACATCAATGACTATGGGCTTGGTTGTTTAGCTCATTGCAAGACATTGGTGTCTCTCAGGCTGATCTCCGCACCACAATTAACGTCAATTGGGCTTTTCTCGGTTGCAGTTGGTTGCACGAGTCTATCTGCTCTCCACCTTATTGATTGCGAGAAAATCGACAGTGTAGAGTGGTTGGAATACCTTGGTAGGGATGGATCGTTAGAAGAGCTTGTAGTGAGGAATTGTAAAGGAATCAGTCACCATGACCTCCTTAAGTTTGGTTCAGGATGGATGAAGCTCCAGAAGTTTGAGTTTGAGGGGAGTAGAGGATTATATGGTATTTGTCAAGGTGATGTGGTCTATGACTCCTCGTACGATGCTCACAGCAGGGATATATATGATTGGTGCTGTGAGAGTTTGAAGTATTTAAGGTTGGCGCATATAAAAACATTCCCAGAAGTAGGACTTCGTGTTGTCCTAGGGAAGTGTAAAGCATTGGAGAAGCTTTGCCTTGAGTATGCTCATGCCCTGAATGACAATGACATGATTGCATTATCGACGAGCTGCAGCAATCTTAAAAGCATCTCAGTCTGGCTCGATATTCAGTACTACTCTAGTGACGTCAGCTATTGTGAAACCAGGACGTCATTTACCGATAACAGCCTTTATGCCCTAGCCGTTAACTGTCATATGCTTCAGATCGTAGAATTCAAATTTGACGGATGTTCGTGTGACTGGCCATCAGAAATTGGATTCACACAGAAGGGCTTTCTGGCACTATTTCGGTCGTGCCCAATTCGTGTTCTCGTGCTAGACACCGCTAACTTCTTGGATGAAGAGGGGATGAAGGTCATCTCATCCTCACCACATCTGGAGACACTAGAGCTTACGTTGTGTCCTGCGGTTACTGATGCTGGGATGCGCTTCATTGCACACACCCCATACTTGAGAAATCTCACACTTCGATTGTGTCATGAGGTGACTGATGTTGGAGTGGCTGAACTGGGACGCGAACATAAGTTGGAGTCTTTGGTCATTGACTATTGTGGCCAAGTCTCTCTGCAAGGTGTGCAGGGTGTTGCCAAGTCAGTTCTCTACTCCAAGGACTTCGCTCAGAGGAGGAAAATAGGTTTGCGTAGCGGCTGTTGA